In a genomic window of Bradyrhizobium sp. LLZ17:
- a CDS encoding adenylate/guanylate cyclase domain-containing protein — MAALALSRLSELARGTSARQVRLVCGVILFAYVISHFLNHALGNISVDAMQVGVYYHMAFWQFPPVVIVFYGAALTHMGLGVYALYQRRQFRWRTIEPLQLVLGLSIPALVMAHVIGVRLGQTLYGHEKLYPQELYLFFVAAPGRIWTMTILLIIAWVHGCIGIYFWLRLKAFFTRAAPFLLAAAVLVPTLALLGIYQGGRSVAADSDDGEWRTHNFTQREVGTVAEGDTLDRITGGLTMSYIGLLGLVLLGRGVRGWRERRGGMIALSYGNGKTVRVPKGLTVLEASLRHNVPHASVCGGRARCSTCRIRIIGDHGSLPEPSQREAFVLARVGTADPSIRLACQLRPSSDLSFFQLFMPQMLSANAHASAPARIGQERYLVSLFVDMRGSTQLAEKRLPFDTVFIVNRFLGAVSQAVIEHGGQPNQFVGDGMLALFGLTSDPQTACRQALKAVASIATHVDELNELLSHDLRQPIRFGIGVHGGEVIIGDIGYRDHIVFTALGDAVNVAARLQDMTKTLACEAIVSEEVCRTAGLRDDALPQQEVAIRGRDEPMVVHVVADTRQLAHLVDGGERVAA; from the coding sequence ATCCTGTTTGCCTATGTGATCAGCCATTTCCTCAACCATGCGCTCGGCAACATCTCGGTCGATGCCATGCAGGTTGGGGTCTATTACCACATGGCGTTCTGGCAGTTCCCGCCGGTGGTGATCGTGTTCTACGGCGCCGCGCTCACCCATATGGGGCTCGGCGTCTATGCGCTGTATCAGCGCCGGCAGTTCCGCTGGCGGACGATCGAGCCGCTGCAGCTGGTGCTGGGTCTGAGCATCCCGGCACTGGTGATGGCCCATGTAATCGGCGTGCGGCTTGGCCAGACGCTGTATGGCCACGAGAAGCTCTATCCGCAGGAGCTCTATCTGTTCTTTGTCGCCGCGCCCGGCCGGATCTGGACGATGACGATCCTGCTCATCATCGCCTGGGTGCACGGCTGTATCGGCATCTATTTCTGGCTCCGCCTGAAAGCGTTTTTCACGCGCGCGGCGCCGTTCCTGCTGGCTGCCGCCGTGCTGGTCCCGACCTTGGCGCTGCTCGGCATCTACCAGGGCGGCCGCAGTGTCGCGGCCGATAGCGACGACGGCGAGTGGCGCACGCATAATTTCACGCAGCGCGAGGTCGGCACGGTCGCGGAAGGCGATACGCTCGATCGCATCACTGGTGGTCTCACCATGAGTTACATCGGCCTGCTCGGGCTGGTGCTGCTCGGGCGCGGCGTGCGCGGCTGGCGCGAGCGGCGCGGCGGTATGATCGCCCTGTCCTACGGCAACGGCAAGACCGTGCGCGTGCCCAAGGGTCTCACCGTTCTGGAGGCAAGCCTGCGCCACAACGTGCCGCATGCCAGCGTCTGCGGCGGTCGGGCTCGCTGCTCGACCTGCCGCATCCGCATCATCGGCGACCATGGCAGCTTGCCCGAGCCATCGCAGCGCGAAGCCTTCGTGCTCGCCCGGGTCGGTACCGCCGATCCCTCGATCAGGCTGGCCTGCCAGTTGCGGCCGAGCTCCGACCTGTCGTTCTTCCAGCTCTTCATGCCACAGATGCTGTCGGCCAATGCACATGCGTCGGCGCCGGCGCGGATCGGCCAGGAACGCTATCTCGTCAGCCTGTTCGTGGACATGCGCGGCTCGACCCAGCTCGCCGAGAAGCGGCTGCCGTTCGACACCGTCTTCATCGTCAACCGTTTCCTTGGCGCAGTCTCGCAAGCTGTGATCGAGCATGGCGGCCAGCCGAACCAGTTCGTCGGCGACGGCATGCTCGCGCTGTTTGGCCTCACGAGCGATCCGCAGACCGCCTGCCGGCAGGCCCTGAAGGCGGTCGCGAGCATTGCGACGCATGTCGACGAGCTGAACGAACTCCTCAGCCATGATTTGCGTCAGCCGATCCGCTTCGGCATCGGCGTGCATGGCGGCGAGGTCATCATCGGCGACATCGGCTATCGCGACCACATCGTCTTCACCGCACTTGGCGATGCCGTCAATGTCGCCGCGCGCCTCCAGGACATGACCAAGACGCTCGCCTGCGAGGCGATCGTCTCGGAGGAGGTCTGCCGCACCGCCGGCCTTCGCGACGATGCGCTGCCGCAGCAGGAGGTCGCGATCCGCGGCCGCGATGAGCCGATGGTCGTGCATGTGGTGGCGGACACGCGGCAACTGGCGCATCTCGTAGATGGCGGTGAGCGCGTCGCAGCGTGA
- a CDS encoding cytochrome c: MQRTVLLAIALAAGLAWVATSPATIAAPVNYQVPDEVAAFKPGPNLEVVQGNCSACHSADYVNTQPPMKDKKGFWQAEVTKMIKVYGAPIQESDVGKIVDYLAATY, from the coding sequence ATGCAGCGCACCGTTCTCCTCGCCATCGCATTGGCCGCCGGCCTTGCCTGGGTTGCGACCAGCCCCGCCACGATCGCGGCACCCGTCAATTACCAGGTCCCGGACGAGGTCGCCGCGTTCAAGCCGGGCCCCAATCTCGAGGTCGTGCAGGGCAATTGCAGCGCCTGCCACTCGGCGGACTACGTCAACACGCAGCCGCCGATGAAAGACAAGAAAGGCTTCTGGCAGGCCGAAGTGACCAAGATGATCAAGGTGTATGGCGCGCCGATCCAAGAGAGCGACGTCGGCAAGATCGTCGACTATCTGGCCGCGACCTATTGA
- a CDS encoding molybdopterin-dependent oxidoreductase, translating into MFDRRDLLKGAGLATLAATLSSTKALALDTVTLPFANGERPLVKYPQKRPMIGLTGRPPQLETPFAVFNDGPITPNNAFFVRYHLSDLPYNLDPDKFTLEIKGKVDKPLKLSLKDIRKMKATEIVAVNQCSGNSRGFSEPRVAGGQLANGAMGNARWRGVPLKTVLAMAGVQAGARQVTFGGMDGPVSDKTPDFVKALDLDHATDGEVMLAYGMNGEDLPFLNGFPLRLIVPGYYGTYWVKHLNEITVIDNVYDGFWMKSAYRIPDTPNNSIEPGTAPKATIPINRFTIRSFITSVPDGAKLKAGGTTLRGIAFDGGKGIKEVSVSTDGGKSWTNARLGKDLGNYSFREWKLPVKLAAGSHELKVRATSNSGETQPDQPRWNPAGYLRNVVETVRVNVA; encoded by the coding sequence ATGTTCGATCGACGCGACCTGCTCAAAGGAGCGGGGCTTGCCACTCTTGCGGCGACACTGAGCTCAACCAAGGCGCTGGCACTCGACACCGTCACGCTGCCTTTCGCCAATGGCGAGCGGCCGCTGGTGAAATATCCGCAGAAGCGGCCGATGATCGGCCTGACCGGCCGGCCACCGCAGCTCGAAACGCCCTTTGCGGTGTTCAATGACGGCCCGATCACGCCGAACAACGCGTTCTTCGTCCGCTATCACCTCTCAGACCTGCCCTACAATCTCGATCCCGACAAGTTCACGCTCGAGATCAAGGGCAAGGTCGACAAGCCGCTGAAGCTGTCGCTGAAGGACATCCGCAAGATGAAGGCGACCGAGATCGTCGCCGTCAACCAGTGCTCCGGCAACAGCCGAGGCTTTTCAGAGCCGCGCGTCGCCGGCGGCCAGCTCGCCAACGGCGCGATGGGCAATGCGCGCTGGCGCGGCGTGCCGCTGAAGACCGTGCTGGCGATGGCGGGCGTGCAAGCCGGCGCCAGGCAGGTCACCTTCGGCGGCATGGACGGCCCGGTCAGCGACAAGACGCCGGATTTCGTCAAGGCGCTTGACCTCGATCACGCCACCGACGGCGAGGTGATGCTGGCCTACGGCATGAACGGAGAGGATCTGCCGTTCCTCAACGGCTTCCCGCTGCGCCTGATCGTGCCCGGCTATTACGGCACCTACTGGGTCAAGCACCTCAACGAGATCACCGTCATCGACAATGTCTATGACGGATTCTGGATGAAATCGGCCTACCGCATTCCGGACACGCCGAACAATTCGATCGAGCCCGGCACCGCTCCGAAGGCAACGATCCCGATCAACCGCTTCACCATCCGCTCCTTCATCACCAGCGTCCCTGATGGTGCGAAGCTGAAGGCGGGCGGCACGACCTTGCGCGGCATTGCATTCGACGGCGGCAAAGGCATCAAGGAGGTTTCGGTCTCCACCGATGGCGGCAAGAGCTGGACCAACGCCAGGCTCGGCAAGGATCTTGGCAACTACTCGTTCCGGGAATGGAAGCTGCCGGTGAAGCTCGCGGCAGGCAGCCACGAGCTCAAGGTGCGTGCGACCAGCAATTCCGGCGAGACGCAGCCGGATCAACCGCGCTGGAACCCGGCGGGTTATTTGCGCAACGTCGTCGAGACCGTCCGCGTCAACGTGGCCTGA
- a CDS encoding Lrp/AsnC ligand binding domain-containing protein codes for MELDRIDRTILSVLQQDGRIANVELAERIGLSPTSIGERLKRLQREGFIEGYGARLNPHRLGLGLLVFVEVLLDKTTPDNFERFARAVKLAPEVLECHMVAGGFDYLVKARLADMAAYRRFLGETLLSMPGVRETRTYAVMEEVKRDAPLPVG; via the coding sequence ATGGAACTGGACCGGATCGACCGCACAATTCTCTCGGTTCTGCAACAGGATGGGCGAATCGCCAATGTCGAGCTCGCCGAGCGCATCGGGCTCTCGCCGACGTCGATTGGCGAGCGGCTGAAGCGATTGCAGCGCGAGGGCTTTATCGAGGGCTATGGTGCCAGGCTTAATCCGCACCGGCTCGGCCTTGGGCTTCTGGTCTTCGTCGAGGTGTTGCTCGACAAGACGACGCCGGACAATTTCGAGCGCTTTGCACGCGCGGTCAAACTCGCGCCCGAAGTGCTGGAGTGCCACATGGTTGCCGGCGGCTTCGATTATCTGGTGAAGGCACGGCTGGCCGACATGGCCGCATATCGGCGCTTCCTCGGCGAGACATTGCTATCGATGCCGGGCGTGCGCGAGACGCGCACCTATGCGGTGATGGAGGAGGTCAAGCGCGACGCACCGTTGCCGGTGGGCTGA
- a CDS encoding CaiB/BaiF CoA transferase family protein yields the protein MEQGIFAGLKVLDCASFIAAPAAATVLSDFGADVIKIEPPGAGDPYRNLPNLPGYPTGEHNFAWLLEARNKKSLALDLSKPEAQAVLYKLVEQADVFITNMPPPVRSKLGITYDHLAHLNERLIYASFTGYGEKGEEANKPGFDSNAYWARSGLMDLVRADTDTTPARSVAGMGDHPCAMALYSAIVTALYQRERTGKGSHVASNLMANGVWAASVLAQAKLCGAKFSERRPRERALNAVTNHYQCKDGRWIILSLLNEERQWPTLARCMDRAELINDPRFATKPDRHARSIELIKIFDETFATRDLAEWRKILDGNGLVFGVVGILDDIPNDKQMLDNEVLVPFENDTMMTISSPIWIDGTKKVQPRKPPGVGEHSDEILRGAGYDEAAIEQLRSTGAVG from the coding sequence ATGGAACAAGGCATTTTTGCAGGGCTCAAGGTTCTCGATTGCGCGAGCTTCATCGCAGCGCCTGCGGCTGCCACCGTGCTGTCGGATTTCGGCGCCGACGTCATCAAGATCGAGCCGCCCGGCGCCGGCGACCCCTATCGCAATCTGCCGAACCTGCCGGGCTACCCGACCGGCGAGCACAATTTCGCCTGGCTGCTGGAGGCCCGTAACAAGAAGAGCCTCGCGCTCGACCTCTCCAAGCCGGAGGCGCAGGCCGTGCTCTACAAGCTGGTGGAACAGGCCGATGTCTTCATCACCAACATGCCGCCGCCGGTGCGCAGCAAGCTCGGCATCACCTATGACCACCTCGCCCATCTCAACGAGCGGCTGATCTACGCCTCCTTCACCGGCTATGGCGAGAAGGGCGAGGAGGCCAACAAGCCCGGCTTCGACAGCAACGCCTACTGGGCGCGCTCCGGCCTGATGGACCTCGTCCGCGCCGATACCGACACGACGCCGGCCCGCTCGGTTGCCGGCATGGGCGACCACCCTTGCGCCATGGCGCTCTACAGCGCGATCGTCACCGCGCTGTATCAGCGCGAGAGGACCGGCAAGGGCTCGCATGTCGCCTCGAACCTGATGGCCAACGGCGTGTGGGCGGCGAGCGTGCTGGCGCAGGCAAAGCTCTGCGGCGCCAAGTTTAGCGAGCGGCGACCGCGCGAACGCGCACTCAACGCGGTGACCAATCACTATCAGTGCAAGGACGGCCGCTGGATCATCCTGTCGCTGCTCAACGAGGAGCGGCAGTGGCCGACACTCGCGCGGTGCATGGACCGCGCCGAGCTGATCAACGACCCGCGCTTCGCCACCAAGCCGGACCGGCATGCCCGATCAATCGAGCTGATCAAGATCTTTGATGAAACATTCGCGACCAGGGATCTCGCCGAATGGCGGAAAATCCTCGACGGCAACGGCCTGGTGTTCGGCGTGGTCGGCATCCTGGACGACATTCCGAACGACAAGCAGATGCTCGACAACGAAGTGCTGGTGCCGTTCGAGAACGACACCATGATGACCATCTCCAGCCCGATCTGGATCGACGGCACCAAGAAAGTGCAGCCGCGCAAACCTCCCGGCGTCGGCGAGCACAGTGACGAGATTTTGCGTGGCGCGGGATACGACGAGGCTGCGATCGAGCAGCTGCGGTCAACAGGGGCGGTGGGTTAG
- a CDS encoding cold-shock protein — MAKGTVKWFNPTKGYGFIQPASGGKDVFVHISAVQKAGLSSLNEGQTVEYEEIANRGKTSAENLKV, encoded by the coding sequence ATGGCTAAAGGTACGGTCAAGTGGTTCAACCCGACGAAGGGTTATGGATTTATCCAGCCTGCGTCGGGCGGCAAGGATGTGTTCGTGCATATCTCGGCAGTGCAGAAAGCCGGCCTGTCCTCGCTCAACGAGGGGCAGACGGTGGAATACGAAGAGATCGCAAACCGGGGCAAGACCTCCGCAGAGAACCTCAAGGTATAA
- the putA gene encoding bifunctional proline dehydrogenase/L-glutamate gamma-semialdehyde dehydrogenase PutA: protein MPDTPPLFTAPYAPDDAEIAARLLPASHLSPPQQARIDRTATRLIEAIRKRDDRLGGVEDMLREFALSTKEGLALMVLAEALLRVPDARTADQFIEDKLGEGDFIHHETKSTAFLVNASAWALGLSARVIQPGETPDGTIGRLVKRLGAPAVRTATRQAMRLMGNHFVLGETIEQALERGKPRSGQKTRYSFDMLGEGARTAADARRYFDAYASAIETIGKAAGSHALPDRPGISVKLSALHPRFEAISRARVMAELVPQLLDLAQRAKAHDLNFTVDAEEADRLELSLDVIAATLADASLKGWDGFGLAIQAYQKRASAVIDHVDALARAHDRKLMVRLVKGAYWDTEIKRAQERGLDGYPVFTRKAMTDLNYVACASKLLGLRPRIFPQFATHNALTVATVLELAGANAGFEFQRLHGMGEALYEQLAKDHPDIAYRTYAPVGSHRDLLAYLVRRLLENGANSSFVAQAADYRVPVQALLKRPADLVVRPDQAHHARIPLPGDLYAPERRNSRGVEFGERAALDRLLADIKSETPDLRPLADPTPDQANAAVRTARAGFAAWSRTPAASRAAALEQAAHLLESRRAHFIALLQREGGKTLDDAISELREAADFCRYYAAQGRKLFGSEAAMPGPTGESNVLTLRGRGVFVAISPWNFPLAIFLGQVTAALMAGNSVVAKPAEQTPRIAREAVALLHEAGIAASALHLVTGDGRIGALLTAHPDIAGVVFTGSTDVARAINRTLAAKDGPIVPLIAETGGINAMIADATALPEQVADDVVTSAFRSAGQRCSALRLLFVQDDVADRMIEMIAGAARELTIGDPCDVATHVGPVIDLEAKQRLDAHIARMKTEARLHFAGSVPEGCFVAPHIFELKEAGQLTEEVFGPILHVVRYRAEDLERVLQAIKRSGYGLTLGIHSRIDDTVEAIINRVQVGNIYVNRNMIGAVVGVQPFGGNGLSGTGPKAGGPHYLARFATEQTVTVNTAAAGGNAALLAGED, encoded by the coding sequence ATGCCGGACACCCCGCCTCTCTTCACCGCTCCCTATGCGCCTGACGATGCCGAGATCGCCGCGCGGCTCTTGCCGGCGTCGCATCTCAGTCCGCCGCAGCAAGCGCGGATCGACCGCACCGCGACCCGACTGATCGAGGCGATCCGCAAGCGCGACGACCGGCTCGGCGGCGTCGAGGACATGCTGCGCGAGTTCGCGCTCTCCACCAAGGAAGGGCTGGCATTGATGGTGCTGGCCGAAGCGCTGCTCCGCGTGCCGGATGCGCGCACTGCCGACCAGTTCATCGAGGACAAGCTCGGCGAAGGCGACTTCATCCACCACGAGACCAAGTCCACCGCCTTCCTGGTCAACGCCTCGGCGTGGGCACTGGGCCTGTCGGCGCGGGTGATCCAGCCCGGCGAGACGCCCGACGGCACGATCGGCCGGCTGGTGAAGCGTCTTGGCGCGCCGGCGGTGCGCACCGCCACGCGGCAGGCGATGCGGCTGATGGGCAATCATTTCGTGCTTGGCGAGACGATCGAACAGGCGCTGGAGCGGGGTAAGCCGCGCTCCGGCCAAAAGACGCGTTATTCGTTCGACATGCTCGGCGAAGGCGCGCGCACGGCTGCCGACGCCCGGCGTTATTTCGACGCCTATGCCAGTGCGATTGAGACGATCGGCAAGGCGGCCGGCTCCCATGCCCTGCCCGACCGGCCCGGCATCTCCGTCAAGCTTTCGGCGCTGCATCCGCGCTTCGAGGCGATCAGCCGCGCCCGTGTCATGGCCGAGCTGGTGCCGCAGCTGCTCGACCTGGCGCAGCGCGCCAAGGCCCATGACCTGAACTTCACCGTCGATGCCGAGGAGGCCGACCGGCTGGAGCTGTCGCTCGACGTCATCGCCGCAACGCTCGCCGATGCCTCGCTCAAGGGCTGGGACGGATTTGGGCTCGCGATCCAAGCCTATCAGAAGCGCGCCAGTGCCGTGATCGACCATGTCGATGCGCTGGCCCGCGCACACGACCGCAAGCTGATGGTGCGGCTGGTCAAGGGCGCCTATTGGGACACAGAGATCAAGCGCGCGCAAGAACGCGGGCTCGACGGCTATCCCGTGTTCACGCGCAAGGCAATGACGGACCTGAATTACGTCGCCTGCGCGTCGAAACTGCTCGGGCTACGGCCGCGCATCTTCCCGCAATTCGCCACCCACAACGCGCTGACGGTCGCGACCGTGCTGGAGCTCGCTGGCGCGAACGCAGGCTTCGAATTCCAGCGCCTGCATGGCATGGGCGAAGCGCTCTATGAGCAGCTTGCCAAGGATCACCCCGATATTGCCTACCGCACCTATGCACCGGTCGGCAGCCATCGCGACCTGCTCGCCTATCTGGTGCGGCGCCTGCTGGAGAACGGCGCGAACTCGTCCTTCGTGGCGCAGGCTGCCGATTATCGCGTGCCGGTGCAGGCGCTGCTGAAGCGTCCGGCCGATCTCGTCGTCCGGCCGGATCAGGCCCATCACGCACGAATTCCGCTGCCGGGCGACCTCTACGCGCCGGAGCGGCGGAACTCGCGTGGCGTCGAATTCGGCGAGCGTGCCGCGCTCGACCGGCTGCTGGCCGATATCAAGAGCGAGACGCCCGATTTGAGGCCGCTTGCCGACCCAACACCGGACCAGGCCAATGCGGCAGTACGCACAGCGCGCGCGGGCTTTGCCGCCTGGAGCCGCACACCGGCGGCGAGCCGGGCCGCCGCGCTGGAGCAGGCTGCACATCTGTTGGAGAGCCGCAGGGCCCATTTCATCGCGCTGTTGCAGCGCGAGGGCGGCAAGACGCTCGACGATGCGATCTCCGAACTGCGCGAGGCCGCCGATTTCTGCCGCTACTATGCCGCGCAGGGCCGAAAGCTGTTCGGCAGCGAGGCCGCGATGCCAGGCCCAACCGGCGAGAGCAACGTGCTCACCCTGCGCGGCCGCGGCGTCTTCGTGGCGATCTCGCCCTGGAATTTTCCGCTGGCGATCTTCCTCGGACAGGTCACGGCGGCTCTGATGGCCGGCAACAGCGTGGTGGCAAAACCCGCCGAGCAGACCCCGCGCATCGCGCGCGAGGCCGTAGCCCTGCTGCACGAGGCCGGCATTGCCGCAAGCGCGCTGCATCTGGTCACGGGCGACGGCCGCATCGGTGCTCTACTCACCGCGCATCCTGATATCGCCGGCGTGGTCTTCACCGGCTCGACCGACGTCGCGCGCGCGATCAACCGGACGCTCGCCGCCAAGGATGGGCCGATCGTGCCGCTGATCGCCGAGACCGGCGGCATCAATGCCATGATCGCGGATGCCACTGCCCTGCCCGAGCAGGTCGCCGACGACGTCGTGACATCGGCGTTCCGTTCCGCCGGCCAGCGCTGCTCGGCGCTGCGGCTGCTGTTCGTGCAGGACGATGTCGCCGATCGCATGATCGAGATGATCGCAGGCGCGGCGCGGGAATTGACGATCGGCGATCCCTGCGACGTCGCAACTCATGTCGGACCGGTGATCGATCTCGAGGCCAAGCAGCGCCTCGATGCGCATATCGCGCGGATGAAGACGGAGGCGCGGCTGCATTTTGCCGGCTCCGTGCCGGAGGGCTGCTTCGTCGCGCCGCATATCTTCGAGCTCAAGGAGGCCGGCCAGCTCACCGAGGAGGTGTTTGGCCCCATCCTGCATGTCGTGCGCTACCGGGCTGAGGACCTCGAACGTGTGCTGCAAGCGATCAAGCGGAGCGGCTATGGGCTGACGCTCGGAATCCATTCCCGCATCGACGACACGGTCGAGGCAATCATCAACCGGGTCCAGGTCGGCAACATCTACGTCAACCGCAACATGATTGGCGCGGTGGTCGGCGTGCAGCCATTCGGCGGCAACGGCCTGTCCGGAACCGGCCCGAAAGCCGGCGGCCCGCACTACCTCGCGCGCTTTGCCACCGAGCAGACTGTGACCGTCAACACCGCGGCTGCCGGCGGCAACGCCGCCCTGCTCGCAGGCGAAGATTAG
- a CDS encoding glutathione S-transferase family protein, with product MPSYRLHYFPESGNSYKLALMLTLCGESFEPVWTDFGGGITRTPEWRRTVNEMGEIPVLEVDGVKMTQTAPILLKLADQYGRFGGDTAEEKFELLRWLFWDNHKLTGYMATYRFMRTFIPNSDPQVLKHFRYRIDDFLGILEGHLARNDFAIGAKPSVADISMMAYLHYPSDEHGYEFARSHPAIHAWLGRIAALPGWKSAYDLLPGKRLTHYAK from the coding sequence ATGCCCAGCTATCGCCTCCACTACTTCCCCGAATCCGGCAACAGCTACAAGCTCGCCCTGATGCTGACGCTCTGCGGCGAGAGCTTCGAGCCGGTCTGGACCGACTTCGGCGGCGGCATCACCCGTACGCCGGAGTGGCGCAGAACGGTGAACGAGATGGGCGAGATCCCGGTGCTCGAGGTCGACGGCGTGAAGATGACGCAGACCGCGCCGATCCTGCTCAAGCTCGCGGACCAGTACGGCCGCTTTGGCGGCGACACGGCGGAGGAGAAGTTCGAGCTGCTGCGCTGGCTGTTCTGGGACAACCACAAGCTCACCGGCTACATGGCGACCTACCGCTTCATGCGGACGTTCATCCCGAACAGTGATCCGCAAGTGCTGAAGCATTTCCGCTACCGGATCGACGATTTCCTCGGCATCCTGGAAGGGCATCTCGCCCGCAACGATTTCGCGATCGGGGCGAAGCCGTCGGTCGCCGACATCTCGATGATGGCTTATCTCCATTATCCGAGCGACGAGCACGGCTACGAGTTCGCGCGCAGCCATCCCGCCATTCACGCCTGGCTCGGCCGCATCGCCGCGCTGCCCGGCTGGAAGTCCGCGTATGATCTCCTGCCCGGAAAGCGGCTGACGCATTACGCGAAGTGA